A single window of Pyrus communis chromosome 10, drPyrComm1.1, whole genome shotgun sequence DNA harbors:
- the LOC137746504 gene encoding uncharacterized protein isoform X2 — protein sequence MLKFTLATASQIRFLLQSLNDANSDSILREVSQFIEYGIEGSILLLQACLDHLTNYRTELKNAALERVFASIFKSLLDRPNFCTVFCQSLRNTEISEGILENVSNALHLSVSEKTGIALALSDSENLDTRICGKNFCMAQIQKLCENPIVLNSSEQIQNIVMFLQRSEGLSKHVDSFMQMLSLLQLKDDSFSVLTPLLSDELRDANFLSNVDLLHENGENNFDAILSEMEKEISMRDIMKELGYGCTVDSSQCSEILSLFLPLTEITISKILGMIASTHVGLEDNQNTFSTFWLALGNSTLSDLPMLNTWNIDVLVDTIKQLAPGTNWIQVIENLDHEGFYIPNQEAFSFFMSVYQHVCQDPIPLHVICGSVWKNTEGQLSFLKHAISAPPEVFTFAHSVRQLAYVDVVHGHKLQLGHANHAWLSLDLLDVLCLLAERGHALAVRSMLEYPLKHCPEVLLLGMAHTNTVYNLLQYEVSYTVFPMMVKNATGSGIINHLWHINTSLVLRGFVDAHNCDPDNIARILDICQELKILSSVLEMIPSSFSIRMAALASRKELVDLEKWLSNNLNTHKDIFFEECIKFLKEIQFGGSQDFSTRPFQHSGAVSNIYVDAATIFLKVLKAYIGLIASSQLTEELERLSVTIMDSNPRLQNGDPTESTDGYADDIEAEANSYFHQMFSGQLTIDSMVQMLARFKESSIKREQSIFECMIANLFEEYRFFPKYPERQLKIAAVLFGSVIKHQLVTHLTLGIALRGVLDALRKPADSKMFVFGTKALEQFVDRLIEWPQYCNHILQISHLRSTHSELVAFIEQALARISLGHLDSDGSNDASAAHHHGPSQGTPGNVELNGSTILHTGQQLSSPLQLQQRHESSLDDHHKAANSSNDIKPSLSSAVHPSSQSALSAPVMLSSASSGFVRPSRGVTSTRFGSALNIETLVAAAEKRDTPIEAPASEIQDKISFIINNISVANVEAKSKEFAEIMKEQYHPWFAQYMVMKRASIEPNFHDLYLKFLDKVNSKGLNKEIVQASYENCKVLLGSELIKSSSEERSLLKNLGSWLGKLTIGRNQVLRAREIDPKSLIIEAYEKGLMIAVIPFTSKILEPCQSSLAYQPPNPWTMGILGLLAEIYSMPNLKMNLKFDIEVLFKNLGVDLKEITPCSLLKDRNRELEGNPDFSNKDIGSSQPQLVADVKSGMLSPLNQVELPVEVAPSNSGSHTHLLSQYAPPVHISTGTLIEDEKLLPDQIPAQGLLQATPSQSPFSVPTPISNIATHVVINPKLSALGLHLHFQRVVPIAMDRAIKEIVSGIVQRSVSIATQTTKELVLKDYAMESDETRILYAAHLMVASLAGSLAHVTCKEPLRTSISTQLRNSLQGSNIPNDHLEHAVQLVTNDNLDLGCAIIEQAATDKAVQTIDGEIAQQLSLRRKREGAGTTFFDANMYTQSGSVPESLRPKPGHLSISQQRVYEDFVRLPWQNQSSQNSHVLPASTAAPSASAGLNGTFGSASVQLNTGYSAGPGSKFDAVSRPLDEAVEPNPALHPSSSSICVGAGDGVSQHSSENDSLIGSFLSAASAPELQSVESSDFIKESGISSQPLPSSTATERLACNISEPSLNTRDALDKYQIVSQKLEALVTNDAKESEIQGVIGEVPEIILRCVSRDEAALAVAQKVFKGLYENASNHTHVSAHIAMLTAIREVCKLVVKELTSWVIYSDEERKFNKDITVGLIHSELLNLAEYNVQMAKLIDGGRNKLATEFSISLLQSLVIEESKVISELQNLVDALAKLAAKPGFPESLQQLVEMVKYPASIVGAPSAINVGKEDKGRISKDKKASVHSLVSREDFSNVESVEPDPPGFREQVSMLFAEWYRICELPGANDAAYTHVILQLHQNGLLKGDDMTDRFFRVLTELSVAHCLSSEMTIPGTLQAPQQVPNFSFLAIDIYAKLVFLILKGSNKLFLLSKILAVTVRFIQKDAEEKKGSFNPRPYFRLIVNWLLDLGSLDPVIDGANFQILTAFANAFHALQPLKVPTFSFAWLELVSHRSFMPKMLAGNGQKGWPYIQRLLVHLFQFMEPFLRNAELGVPVHFLYKGTLRVLLVLLHDFPEFLCDYHFTFCDVIPPSCIQMRNIILSAFPRNMRLPDPSTPNLKIDLLAEISQSPRILSEVDAALKAKQMKADVDEYLKTRQQGSSFLTELKQKLLLLPSEAASAGTRYNVPLINSLVLYVGMQAIQQLQARTPQAQSTQTVPLAVYLVGAALDIFQTLIVDLDTEGRYLFLNAIANQLRYPNTHTHYFSFIVLYLFADSNQHEIIQEQITRVLLERLIVNRPHPWGLLITFIELIKNPRYQFWNRAFIRCAPEIEKLFESVSRSCGGPKPVDESMVSGWVSESAH from the exons ATGCTGAAGTTTACGCTGGCCACCGCCAGCCAGATTCGCTTTCTCCTCCAGAGCCTCAACGACGCCAACTCCGACTCCATTCTTCGAGAGGTCTCTCAG TTTATTGAATATGGAATTGAGGGAAGCATTTTGCTGTTACAGGCCTGTCTGGATCATCTCACTAATTACAGAACAGAGTTAAAGAATGCAGCATTGGAGCGGGTTTTTGCCTCAATTTTCAAATCTCTCCTTGATAGACCTAATTTCTGTACGGTGTTTTGTCAGTCCCTAAGAAATACAGAGATTAGTGAAGGAATTCTTGAGAATGTCTCTAATGCATTACACCTGTCTGTATCTGAGAAAACTGGCATTGCTCTTGCGTTGTCAGATTCTGAAAACCTAGACACCAGGATATGTG GCAAGAACTTCTGTATGGCTCAGATCCAGAAATTGTGTGAAAATCCTATTGTTTTGAATTCATCTGAGCAAATTCAGAACATTGTTATGTTCCTCCAGCGGTCTGAGGGCCTTTCCAAGCATGTCGATTCCTTTATGCAGATGTTATCTTTACTGCAGCTGAAAGATGACAGTTTTTCTGTTTTAACTCCATTGCTTTCGGATGAGCTCCGTGATGCCAATTTTTTGAG CAATGTGGATTTGTTGCATGaaaatggagaaaataattttgaTGCTATTTTATCTGAAATGGAGAAGGAAATCAGCATGAGAGATATAATGAAGGAATTAGGTTATGGATGCACAGTTGATTCATCTCAGTGCAGCGAGATTTTATCTCTTTTCTTACCTCTCACTGAGATTACTATTTCAAAAATCCTTGGCATGATTGCCTCTACTCATGTTGGTCTTGAGGACAATCAGAATACATTTTCAACGTTCTGGTTGGCGCTTGGTAACAGCACTTTATCCGATCTGCCTATGTTGAACACCTGGAATATTGATGTCCTTGTAGATACAATCAAGCAACTT GCTCCCGGCACTAACTGGATACAAGTTATTGAAAATTTGGATCATGAGGGATTCTACATTCCTAATCAGGAGGCTTTCTCTTTTTTCATGTCTGTGTATCAGCATGTGTGTCAG GATCCAATCCCCCTCCATGTTATCTGCGGGTCTGTTTGGAAGAATACCGAGGGTCAGTTATCCTTCCTTAAACATGCTATATCAGCACCACCTGAAGTGTTTACCTTTGCCCACTCTGTTAGGCAACTG GCCTATGTTGATGTAGTGCATGGCCATAAGCTTCAACTTGGACATGCAAATCATGCATGGTTGAGTCTTGACCTTTTGGATGTACTGTGTCTACTAGCTGAGAGGGGTCATGCTCTTGCTGTTCGATCAATGCTTGAGTATCCTCTTAAACACTGTCCTGAAGTCCTGCTTCTTGGGATGGCACATACAAAT ACTGTGTATAACCTGCTGCAATATGAAGTGTCTTATACTGTTTTCCCCATGATGGTAAAAAATGCAACGGGCAGTGGCATAATTAACCACCTCTGGCATATTAACACCTCATTGGTGCTGCGGGGATTTGTGGATGCTCACAATTGTGATCCAGATAACATAGCTAGAATATTGGATATCTGTCAAGAGCTAAAG attCTATCATCTGTCCTAGAGATGATCCCTTCCTCTTTTAGTATCAGAATGGCAGCCCTTGCTTCCAGAAAAGAGCTTGTAGACCTTGAGAAGTGGTTGAGCAATAATTTGAATACGCATAAGGATATTTTCTTTGAG GAGTGCATAAAGTTCTTGAAGGAGATTCAATTCGGTGGGTCACAGGATTTCTCCACCAGACCTTTCCAACATTCTGGTGCCGTGTCTAATATTTATGTGGACGCTGCTACTATATTCTTGAAG GTTCTTAAAGCTTATATTGGCTTGATTGCCTCTAGCCAACTTACTGAGGAGTTGGAAAGGTTGTCTGTAACAATTATGGATTCTAATCCAAGGCTGCAGAATGGTGACCCTACAGAGTCAACCGATGGATATGCAGATGATATTGAAGCTGAAGCAAACTCTTACTTTCATCAAATGTTTTCTGGTCAGTTGACAATTGATTCAATGGTCCAAATGCTTGCCCGATTCAAGGAATCTTCTATAAAAAG GGAACAGTCAATTTTTGAGTGCATGATTGCAAATCTGTTTGAAGAATATAGATTTTTCCCCAAGTATCCTGAAAGACAGCTCAAAATTGCCGCAGTTCTGTTTG GCTCTGTCATCAAACACCAGCTTGTAACTCATCTGACTCTTGGGATCGCTCTGCGTGGTGTTTTAGATGCATTGCGCAAACCTGCGGATTCAAAA ATGTTTGTGTTCGGAACTAAGGCCTTGGAGCAGTTTGTGGATCGTCTGATTGAGTGGCCTCAGTATTGCAATCATATTCTTCAAATATCCCATCTGCGGAGTACTCATTCAGAGCTTGTGGCTTTCATTGAACAGGCTCTTGCCAGGATTTCATTAGGCCATTTAGACTCAGATGGAAGTAACGATGCTTCCGCTGCTCATCACCATGGTCCCAGTCAAGGTACCCCAGGAAATGTAGAG TTAAATGGCTCTACCATCTTACATACTGGGCAACAACTTTCTTCACCACTCCAGCTTCAACAGAGACATGAAAGTTCTCTTGATGACCATCATAAAGCCGCAAATTCATCAAATGACATAAAGCCATCTTTATCTTCTGCTGTGCATCCTTCG TCACAAAGTGCACTCAGTGCTCCAGTAATGTTGTCTTCTGCTTCCTCTGGTTTTGTTCGTCCTTCTCGAGGAGTTACTTCCACCA GGTTTGGCTCTGCTTTGAATATTGAAACATTAGTTGCTGCTGCCGAGAAAAGAGATACTCCCATCGAG GCTCCAGCATCAGAGATTCAGGACAAGATATCAtttataattaataatatttcagTTGCCAATGTTGAAGCTAAGTCAAAGGAGTTTGCTGAAATAATGAAAGAGCAGTACCATCCTTGGTTTGCACAGTATATGGTTATGAAAAG GGCAAGCATTGAGCCGAATTTTCATGATTTGTACCTGAAATTTCTGGACAAAGTTAATTCTAAGGGGTTGAATAAGGAGATTGTTCAAGCCTCTTACGAGAACTGcaag GTTCTTCTTGGATCTGAGCTTATAAAATCAAGCTCAGAAGAGCGTTCattgttaaaaaatttaggcAGTTGGCTTGGGAAGCTTACAATTGGAAGGAATCAAGTCTTAAGGGCTCGGGAAATAGATCCCAAATCTTTGATTATAGAG GCGTATGAAAAGGGGTTGATGATTGCAGTTATACCCTTTACTTCAAAG ATTCTGGAGCCATGCCAAAGTAGCTTGGCATATCAGCCACCAAATCCTTGGACAATGGGTATTCTTGGATTACTTGCTGAGATATATTCAATGCCAAACTTGAAAATGAACCTGAAGTTTGATATTGAG GTTCTATTCAAGAATCTTGGTGTGGATTTGAAGGAGATAACCCCATGTTCTCTTCTCAAGGACCGGAACAGAGAACTTGAAGGGAATCCTGATTTCTCTAACAAAGATATTGGATCATCCCAACCACAGTTGGTTGCTGATGTGAAATCCGGAATGTTATCTCCACTAAATCAGGTTGAACTACCCGTTGAGGTTGCTCCATCTAATTCTGGAAGCCATACACATCTACTATCTCAG TATGCACCCCCTGTTCATATTTCAACTGGCACCTTAATTGAGGATGAAAAGCTGTTGCCTGATCAGATTCCTGCTCAAGGACTGTTACAAGCTACTCCATCCCAGTCACCATTCTCT GTTCCCACACCAATATCTAATATTGCAACTCACGTGGTTATCAACCCGAAACTCAGTGCTTTGGGATTGCACTTGCATTTTCAGAG GGTGGTTCCGATTGCAATGGACAGAGCTATCAAAGAGATAGTATCTGGTATTGTTCAGCGCAGTGTTTCTATAGCTACTCAGACAACTAAAGAACTTGTCTTAAAG GATTATGCCATGGAATCCGATGAGACAAGAATATTATATGCAGCTCACTTGATGGTTGCAAGTTTGGCAGGAAGTCTAGCTCATGTAACTTGCAAG GAACCCTTGCGTACTTCAATATCAACTCAGCTGCGAAATTCCCTTCAGGGATCAAACATTCCAAATGATCATCTGGAACATGCTGTACAACTTGTTACTAATGACAATCTGGATCTTGGCTGTGCAATCATTGAACAGGCTGCTACTGATAAG GCGGTACAAACAATTGATGGAGAAATAGCTCAACAACTGTCATTAAGAAGGAAGAGGGAAGGTGCGGGTACAACATTTTTTGATGCTAACATGTACACACAAAGTGGCAGTGTGCCCGAGTCCCTTCGCCCTAAACCTGGTCATTTGTCCATTTCTCAACAACGAGTTTATGAG GACTTCGTGCGGCTTCCCTGGCAAAACCAGTCTAGCCAGAATTCACATGTTCTTCCTGCTAGTACTGCAGCTCCTTCTGCAAGTGCTGGTCTAAATGGCACATTTGGTTCAGCCTCGGTTCAACTTAACACAGGCTACTCAGCAGGTCCTGGAAGCAAGTTTGATGCTGTTTCTCGTCCACTGGATGAGGCAGTTGAACCCAATCCAGCTCTGCATCCAAG TTCATCCTCTATTTGTGTTGGAGCGGGTGATGGTGTTTCCCAGCATAGTTCTGAGAATGATTCTCTCATTGGTTCATTTCTTTCTGCTGCTTCTGCCCCAGAGCTGCAGTCAGTAGAGTCATCTGATTTTATAAAG GAATCTGGAATTTCTTCACAGCCGCTGCCTTCATCTACTGCAACTGAACGTCTGGCATGCAACATCTCAGAACCTTCTCTCAATACGAGGGATGCATTGGATAAATACCAGATTGTTTCACAGAAG CTTGAAGCTTTGGTAACCAACGATGCTAAAGAGTCAGAAATTCAG GGAGTAATTGGTGAAGTTCCTGAGATTATACTCAGATGTGTTAGTCGAGATGAGGCTGCCTTGGCTGTGGCTCAAAAG GTTTTCAAGGGTTTATACGAGAATGCATCGAACCATACTCACGTCAGTGCTCATATTGCAATGCTGACAGCTATTCGCGAAGTTTGCAAGCTTGTTGTTAAGGAGCTCACCAGTTGG GTTATTTATTCTGATGAAGAGCGGAAGTTTAACAAAGATATTACCGTTGGCCTTATTCACAGTGAATTACTAAATCTTGCAGAGTACAATGTTCAAATGGCAAAACTCATTGATGGGGGCAGAAATA AGCTTGCAACTGAGTTTTCAATTTCCCTTCTCCAATCTTTGGTGATTGAAGAATCTAAAGTTATATCAGAACTTCAAAATCTTGTTGACGCATTGGCAAAg CTCGCTGCAAAGCCTGGATTTCCTGAGTCGCTACAGCAGCTGGTTGAAATGGTAAAGTATCCTGCTTCTATAGTGGGTGCTCCGTCTGCTATTAATGTAGGAAAAGAGGACAAGGGCAGAATATCTAAGGATAAAAAG GCTTCTGTTCACTCTCTGGTGAGCAGGGAAGACTTTAGTAATGTGGAGTCTGTCGAACCAGATCCTCCTGGATTCCGTGAGCAG GTGTCCATGCTGTTTGCAGAGTGGTACCGGATTTGTGAACTTCCTGGTGCAAACGATGCAGCTTATACCCATGTTATCTTGCAGCTGCATCAAAATGGTCTGCTGAAAGGGGATGATATGACAGACCGGTTTTTCCGTGTCCTCACA GAGCTATCTGTTGCACATTGCCTATCTTCTGAGATGACAATTCCAGGGACACTGCAAGCACCTCAACAAGTGCCGAATTTCTCCTTCCTTGCTATTGATATCTATgctaaacttgttttcttaattttgaag GGATCAAATAAACTATTTCTCTTGTCTAAG ATTTTAGCAGTCACAGTGAGATTCATTCAAAAGGAtgcagaggagaaaaaaggATCTTTCAACCCAAGACCGTATTTTAGATTGATTGTTAACTGGCTTCTAGACCTTGGTTCTTTGGATCCTGTGATTGATGGTGCTAACTTTCAG ATATTGACAGCATTTGCAAATGCATTTCATGCTTTGCAGCCCCTTAAGGTTCCTACATTCAG ctTTGCATGGCTTGAGTTGGTGAGTCATAGGAGTTTCATGCCAAAAATGCTTGCTGGAAATGGCCAGAAGGGTTGGCCCTATATCCAACGTTTGCTGGTACATTTGTTTCAATTCATGGAGCCATTTTTGAGGAATGCTGAACTTGGAGTCCCG GTTCATTTCCTGTATAAAGGCACACTTAGGGTGCTGCTAGTGCTACTCCATGACTTTCCGGAGTTCCTTTGTGATTATCATTTTACGTTCTGTGATGTAATTCCTCCAAGCTGCATTCAAATGCGAAATATCATCCTCAGTGCGTTTCCCCGTAATATGAGGCTACCAGATCCATCTACTCCCAACTTAAAG ATTGATTTACTTGCTGAAATCAGTCAGTCTCCACGTATTCTCTCTGAGGTTGATGCAGCTCTAAAAGCGAAGCAGATGAAAGCTGATGTGGATGAGTACCTCAAG ACAAGGCAACAGGGTTCTTCATTTCTGACTGAACTGAAGCAAAAGTTGCTCCTTTTACCAAGCGAAGCTGCCTCAGCTGGTACCCGTTACAATGTACCCCTGATCAACTCCCTTGTGCTTTATGTTGGGATGCAG GCTATCCAGCAGCTTCAGGCTAGAACGCCTCAAGCCCAATCTACCCAAACTGTTCCATTGGCTGTCTATTTGGTGGGTGCTGCTTTGGATATTTTTCAGACTCTGATAGTGGACCTAGATACTGAAGGGCGCTACCTTTTCCTAAATGCGATTGCGAACCAACTGCGTTATCCAAACACCCATACCCATTACTTTTCCTTCATTGTTCTGTACTTGTTTGCCGATTCAAACCAG CATGAAATTATCCAGGAGCAAATCACAAGGGTATTGTTGGAACGTCTGATTGTTAACCGACCTCATCCATGGGGTCTTCTGATTACCTTCATTGAGCTTATCAAG aaTCCGAGATACCAGTTCTGGAACCGAGCATTCATCAGATGTGCACCGGAGATTGAAAAACTTTTCGAATCTGTCTCAAGGTCTTGCGGCGGTCCAAAACCTGTGGACGAAAGTATGGTCTCAGGTTGGGTATCAGAGAGTGCTCACTAA